One Antricoccus suffuscus genomic region harbors:
- a CDS encoding LysE family translocator — MTWNALLSFVLLCLLLNITPGPDTFLILRYALRDVRAGIAAGIGSSMGYLLWAAAIGLGLAALMEQSATAYRIVKIAGGIYLLYLGVVALIRLRRAGGLAKDVMAVERRSLFPALGAGFMSTSLNPKVGLFFIAVVPQFLPAGHAHFMSTMLLGAISALCAALYLVALSLVANRAVAWLRRPKVTKALERTSAGVLAAFGIATLASATQ, encoded by the coding sequence GTGACTTGGAACGCCTTACTGAGCTTCGTCCTGCTGTGTCTGCTGCTCAACATCACTCCAGGACCGGACACGTTTCTGATCTTGCGGTATGCGTTGCGTGATGTGCGAGCCGGTATCGCGGCCGGCATCGGCTCCAGCATGGGTTACCTGCTGTGGGCGGCAGCGATCGGACTCGGTCTCGCCGCCCTGATGGAACAGTCCGCTACGGCGTACCGGATCGTCAAGATCGCCGGTGGGATCTACTTGTTGTATCTCGGAGTCGTGGCATTGATCCGCTTGCGCAGAGCGGGTGGCCTCGCCAAGGACGTCATGGCGGTGGAGCGTCGTTCGCTTTTCCCGGCGCTCGGTGCGGGTTTCATGTCTACGTCGCTCAACCCGAAGGTCGGACTCTTTTTCATCGCAGTCGTGCCGCAGTTTCTGCCGGCCGGACACGCACACTTCATGTCCACTATGTTGCTTGGCGCGATTAGCGCGTTGTGCGCGGCGCTGTATCTCGTGGCACTGTCACTCGTGGCCAACCGGGCCGTGGCATGGCTACGCCGGCCAAAGGTGACCAAAGCTCTGGAACGGACCAGCGCCGGCGTACTAGCCGCGTTTGGTATTGCGACGCTCGCCAGCGCGACGCAGTAG